The Pseudonocardia sp. HH130630-07 DNA window GCCCGGACGACCAACCCCTTCGGGCGCACGGAGCCGGATCGCGCCCGCATCGCCGCGGACCTGCGGGACGTCGAGCCGGTGCTGCGGGCCGGTGCCACCGTCGAGATCGACACCCGCCGGCCCGTGCACGACGTCGTCGTCCGGGTGCTCGCCCTCGCCGGGCAGTAGGCCCCGACGGGCCGGTCCCGGGCCGGAGGATCGAGCGGAGGAGCAGGTCACCCCTCGTGTACGAGCAGCGGGAGCGCCGTCGACGGTGCGGGCAGGGCGTCGATGCGGTGCCGCCACTCCTCGGCGGCGCTCCGTAGCGCGGGGTCGTGGACCAGGCGGCCGAGCACGGCGGCGGTGACGTGCCGGGTCTCCGCGCCGATGCCCGCACCGGTCCGTGCGAGCACCGTCGCGTTGTGCCGGCGGTCGGCGATGCCCGGGGTGACCAGCTGCGGAACCCCGGCGGCGAGCGCCTGCAGCAGACCGCCGGAACCGCCGTGGTGCACGAACGCGGTCGCGTGCCGCAGCGCCCGGTCCAGCGGCACCCGGTCCAGGGCGTGCACGTTCGGGGGCAGCCGGCGTACCCGTCCGGCGCGGAGCAGCACGATGTCGACGTCTAGGGTGTGTCTCCCAATGCGCGGAGCCAGGTGACGATTGCCTTCAGGACGGCGCCGCCGCGGAAGGTCAGGGCGAGCTTGTCGTAACGGGTGGCCAGCCCGCGCCACTGCTTGACGTGGCAGAACCCGCGCTCGACGACGTTGCGGTTTCGGTAGTCGACC harbors:
- a CDS encoding glycosyltransferase — its product is MLLRAGRVRRLPPNVHALDRVPLDRALRHATAFVHHGGSGGLLQALAAGVPQLVTPGIADRRHNATVLARTGAGIGAETRHVTAAVLGRLVHDPALRSAAEEWRHRIDALPAPSTALPLLVHEG